The Mytilus edulis chromosome 12, xbMytEdul2.2, whole genome shotgun sequence genome contains a region encoding:
- the LOC139498167 gene encoding uncharacterized protein yields MADQFECEPCMKRKRQSKATNWCLQCEELLCAECTASHRSMRKLQHCKIIEEKDIPLVTNMRLQGCKKHGGLLLTSFCVDHDVLCCPECVIENHKGGFCRNVMSIDQVSNGIKTSHIFVELNKQIDHIIKSLNGLRNELASNIENIELNTKKIKEEIANTKEVLIRYIESLEKDSLEELVQKKQAYLKQTKRRINETDDILQLSQEHADAMDFVRKTGSELQAFLLIHSSKESLTQIENRVAKLDGNSLQLQISFIRSSFEDTAREIGKLDFIETKRTKPFASSVLRHSQSFVGRKSSDCSFVFLKELDLSPLSSSNRYTITSMAISGENELMLCDIKKSRIILFDTADIYRSYIKLTDKPWDIASLGHSSAVVSSRDVDSIHFIDLKNMSFIKSVKVQDSSKGAIATTDESILVGAAGKIHVLDHEGSEMKIITVPAEGTVSYICTPSVDSICFCDGSDETKCVTLDGEPVFKYQSPELVKAKKVTADKSGHIYIVGEDSHNIHHLSRDGKFIDIVLSDDDQLYCPIAITFSKDYSKFYVACKFYDIRVFNVKKR; encoded by the coding sequence ATGGCGGATCAGTTCGAGTGCGAACCTTGCATGAAAAGAAAGAGACAATCAAAAGCAACTAATTGGTGCTTGCAATGCGAGGAATTATTGTGTGCAGAGTGTACGGCGAGTCATAGGAGCATGAGAAAGCTTCAACATTGCAAGATAATAGAAGAAAAAGATATTCCTCTCGTTACAAACATGAGATTACAGGGTTGTAAAAAACACGGCGGTCTGCTTCTGACGTCATTCTGCGTAGATCACGATGTCCTCTGTTGTCCAGAATGCGTGATTGAAAATCACAAAGGTGGCTTCTGTAGGAATGTTATGTCTATCGACCAGGTATCTAACGGAATAAaaacgtcacatatttttgttgAATTGAATAAACAAATTGATCACATTATTAAATCGTTGAATGGACTTAGAAATGAATTGGCTTCTAACATAGAAAATATTGAACTtaatacaaagaaaataaaagaagaaattgCGAACACAAAAGAAGTCCTGATTCGGTACATTGAGTCGCTCGAAAAGGATTCACTAGAAGAGCTTGTACAGAAAAAACAagcatatttaaaacaaacaaaacgaaGAATAAACGAAACAGATGACATTCTTCAATTATCCCAAGAACACGCAGACGCAATGGACTTCGTCAGGAAAACCGGATCTGAATTGCAAGCGTTTTTATTAATTCACAGTTCTAAAGAAAGTTTAACCCAAATAGAAAACAGAGTAGCTAAACTAGATGGTAACTCTCTGCAGTTGCAGATTTCTTTCATTAGAAGTTCATTTGAAGACACTGCTCGAGAAATAGGAAAGCTAGATTTCATAGAAACGAAACGGACAAAGCCATTTGCGTCGTCGGTTTTGCGCCATTCGCAGTCTTTTGTCGGAAGGAAAAGTTCAGATTGCTCGTTcgtttttctgaaagaattggACCTTTCACCGTTAAGTTCGTCCAACCGTTACACTATTACAAGCATGGCCATATCTGGCGAAAACGAACTTATGTTATGCGACATTAAGAAATCCAGAATAATATTATTTGATACGGCAGATATCTATCGTAGTTATATCAAATTGACGGACAAACCCTGGGATATAGCATCGCTTGGACATAGCAGTGCAGTTGTTTCGTCACGTGACGTAGACAGCATACATTTCATAGACCTTAAAAACATGTCATTCATCAAAAGCGTTAAAGTTCAAGATAGTTCAAAAGGAGCTATTGCTACTACTGACGAAAGCATTTTGGTTGGAGCCGCAGGTAAAATACACGTGCTTGATCACGAGGGATCAGAAATGAAAATAATCACTGTGCCAGCTGAAGGCACAGTCAGTTACATTTGCACTCCTTCCGTCGACAGCATTTGTTTTTGTGATGGATCAGATGAGACAAAATGCGTAACACTTGACGGGGAACCAGTTTTTAAATACCAGTCCCCTGAGCTCGTGAAGGCAAAAAAAGTTACAGCTGACAAAAGTGGACACATATACATTGTTGGAGAAGACTCTCACAACATTCACCATCTGTCACGTGATGGGAAGTTCATCGATATTGTCCTATCGGACGATGATCAGTTATACTGCCCAATAGCGATTACATTCAGCAAAGACTACAGTAAATTCTATGTGGCATGTAAATTTTACGATATACGtgttttcaatgtaaaaaaacgTTGA